From a single Rutidosis leptorrhynchoides isolate AG116_Rl617_1_P2 chromosome 5, CSIRO_AGI_Rlap_v1, whole genome shotgun sequence genomic region:
- the LOC139849730 gene encoding uncharacterized protein, which produces MLLPMFNNPNQGGSVNFVQVQDVCSNCGDQSHYVHGCKMGISSGMEEQVNKVQGRKYDPYSNTYNSGWRDHQNFSWNNNNTLNAPNQYQNQYPSNNQYQNQNHNQNYQTQNTNQSNPPPNQPSSSEIKIDAFITEMRKVVESQNKSIGALAKEIGNVAKDKATRAPGTISSYTVLNLNHKENGKGHGVNMVGTLRSGKTYNNQVEVTEKLKTKRGSGKSSIVFDVDDDIVENEESDVTYGNGVGLNVEKPIVEKFGKPDMETNTIPFPKALESPNQFPYGKKGPKMDDMWEIFKQVKLTEKVSAVISGSLPPKFKDPGTPLISVTVGNVNVKKALLDLRSSINILPSSLVERYELGTLKQTDILIQLADRSIRTPRGMLENVIVKVEDFYYPVNFIVMDIETTFKETQPTIILGRPFFATTDALINCRTGVMDISFGNKRSRINIFNSLHTPDVQDYFLLDTNHEQVQKYAPDVKEKEEVRKSIEEGMTSELMESQIRTNAEILMSQ; this is translated from the exons ATGTTGCTTCCCATGTTTAACAACCCGAACCAGGGTGGTAGTGTTAATTTTGTGCAGGTTCAAGACgtgtgctcaaattgtggagatCAATCCCATTATGTACACGGTTGCAAAATGGGGATATCATCAGGTATGGAAGAGCAAGTGAACAAGGTCCAAGGGCGAAAGTATGATCCTTATTCTAACACCTACAACTCAGGGTGGAGGGATCATCAAAACTTCAGTTGGAATAATAACAACACATTAAATGCGCCAAATCAATACCAAAATCAGTACCCAAGCAATAACCAATACCAAAATCAAAACCACAATCAAAACtatcaaacccaaaacactaaTCAAAGTAACCCACCACCGAATCAACCTTCAAGTTCGGAAATTAAGATCGATGCATTCATTACAGAAATGAGAAAGGTGGTAGAGTCACAAAATAAATCCATTGGAGCATTGGCAAAAGAGATTGGTAATGTCGCGAAAGACAAAGCAACACGTGCACCGGGCACCATTTCAAGTTACACGGTTTTAAATCTAAATCACAAAGAAAATGGTAAAGGTCATGGTGTAAACATGGTAGGAACTTTGCGAAGTGGAAAGACTTATAACAACCAAGTCGAGGTAACCGAGAAATTAAAGACTAAGCGTGGTTCAGGTAAGTCTTCTATTGTTTTTGATGTGGATGATGACATTGTTGAAAACGAGGAAAGTGATGTTACATATGGTAATGGTGTTGGGTTAAATGTTGaaaaaccgatagttgaaaagtttGGGAAACCGGACATGGAAACTAATACCATTCCATTCCCCAAGGCTTTGGAGTCCCCGAACCAATTTCCTTATGGAAAAAAGGGACCGAAAATGGATGATATGTGGGAAatatttaaacaa gtaaaattaactgaaaaagtgagTGCTGTAATTTCAGGTtcacttccacctaagtttaaggacccgGGGACACCATTAATTTCAGTTACGGTGGGTAATGTTAATGTCAAAAAGGCTTTGTTGGACTTACGGTCCAGTATTAACATACTTCCATCGAGTCTAGTTGAACGGTACGAGTTGGGAACTTTAAAACAAACTGATATTCTCATCCAACTTGCAGACCGGTCAATAAGAACTCCAAGGGGTATGTTAGAAAACGTGATTGTGAAAGTTGAGGATTTTTATTACCCGGTAAATTTTATTGTTATGGACATTGAGACTACCTTTAAGGAGACCCAACCGACGATCATTCTTGGTCGTCCATTTTTTGCCACAACTGATGCTCTTATCAATTGTAGAACCGGGGTTATGGACATTTCTTTTGGTAATAAGAGATCaagaattaatatttttaattcattacatacaccGGATGTCCAGGATTATTTTTTGTTGGATACTAACCATGAACAGGTTCAAAAGTATGCACCGGATGTGAAAGAGAAAGAGGAGGTAAGAAAATCTATTGAAGAGGGTATGACGAGTGAATTAATGGAATCTCAAATAAGAACTAATGCAGAAATTTTGATGAGTCAATAA